DNA from Pseudomonas putida:
ATGCGTTCGGCATCGCCACCTTGCTGGCCGATGAAGCCGACCAGGCCGGTCGCCGCCGAGGCCAGAATGCCTATCGAGTTGCCAGGCGGGGCACTCGCTGGTTGGCGCGAGCCTGTATGGATAACGTGCACGAAGCTTCCTCCTCGGTCGTTTACCGGCTGTTGCTGGGTAAATGAAGGAGCAATTTTCATTCCACGCCGGGCCAACGGCCGTACGCCAGCCTGTCGACCGCTCAAGGGCAACTCATTGCGGCGCTGCCGGGGGCCCTCATGGCGCAGGCTGCGCACCAGCACGGTGCGTAGCCTTTGGTTACAAAACTGTTTCGATCATGCCCGTGCGAGTGCGCCCACCGGCCGCTCCTGCAAGTAACGCTGGCACAGGCCCACGGTCTGCTCGACCCATTGCGGGCCCAGGCACTCCACTTGTGGCGTGCCGCGGTGGGTGCCGGTCCAGGCCAGCAGTTGCAGACGCCGCTGCATGATCAGCGTCGGCAGCATGGCGATGTCGCTGGCATCCAGGCTGGCCACGCTGCTGTAACCCGCCAGCCAGTTGTCGATCCACTGCGGCAGGTCGGGGTGGTGTTCGAAGAAGCTCAGGGCCGCTGCCAGGTCGTGCAGGTACCAGCCCATGCCGCAGTCGTCGAAGTCGATGATGCGGGTGCGATCACCTTGCACCAGCAGGTTGGTCAGGCGTAGGTCAGCGTGGATAAGGCCAAAGCGTGATGGGTCTTCGCCATAGCCGGCCAGGCGCGCGCCGATCACCTGTACCGCTTCGCTGATCAAGGCGCTGCCCCGGGCATCCAGGTAGGGCGCTTCGCGCCAGCTGCCCCAGTGGCCGTGCTCACCCAGCATGCTTTGGTGGTTCCAGGTCAGCCGTTGAAAATTGTCGGGGCGTTGCCAACTGCGGGCGTGGCGATGCAGGTGGGCATTGATGGCGCCAAGCCGGCGGAACGAAGCATTCAACTGTTGCTGGTCGGGCTCGCCGCCCTCTATCCAATGAAACAGCACCACGTAACGATGGCCAAGGCCGGGCAGCTCGACCCTTTGAATCGCTTCGCCGTCCACCCCGGCGATGGGCACTGGTACCTCCAGGCCGGCCTGCTCCAGCGCGGCCAGCCAGGCCAGTTCACTGGCGATGTCGGCGTGTTGGTGATAGCCGGCGCGGTGCACACGCATCACATACCGTTGCCGCAAGCCCCGTACCCGATACGTGGCGTTCTCGGAGTGCACCAGCAACTCGATCTGGCCCTGGTAGGTATCGGCATAGCCAGCCAGCGCGTGTTGGGCGAAACGTTCAAGCACGGCAGGGCTGGTGTGAGATGTGTGATCGTTGGTCATCAGGCACGCTCCGTTGGCAGGGGTCTGGCTGCCAGCATGAGTCGAGCCCCGCGCCACTGGCTTGACCGCAAACCGCGAAATCTTGACCACACGCCACAAGCCGCCTGGGCCGCTTCGAGAATTTGATCCTGCAGCCCTCAACTTGTGCCCTGCGGTCAAGTCGCCACCTGCCGGCCGGCCCACCATCGGCCCCCATCACTGGCGTAAACAGCGGATCGAGGGCTAGAGCATGCTGACTTCACTACAAGGCAAAAGCGTATTGGTCACCGGCGGTACCAGCGGTATCGGCCTGGGCATCGCCGTCGGCTTCGCCCGCCAGGGCGCCAAGGTGGCGATCAGTGGCCGGCACCGGGACAAGGTTGAGGCTGTCGCCAGCCGCTTGCGTGATCAAGGCCTGGCCGTCATCGGCCTGGTGGCCGATGTGGGTGACCGCGCGCAGGTGCTGCGGATGATCGAAGAGGTGGCGCAGGCCCAGGGCGGGCTCGATGTACTGTGCGCCAATGCCGGGGTCTTCCCCTCTGCCGCACTGGCCGAGATGAGCGATACCGACTGGGACAAGGTGCTCGGCACCAATGCCAAAGGCACCTTCCTCTGCGTGCAGGCGGCGCTGCCGTATTTGCGCAGGGCCGAGTACGGCCGGGTGATCCTGACCTCGTCCATCACCGGGCCAGTCACCGGCTTTCCAGGCTGGGCGCACTACGGCGCGAGCAAGGCAGCGCAGCTGGGTTTCATGCGTACCGCAGCGATCGAGCTGGCCCGCGATGGCATCACCATCAATGCCCTGCTGCCAGGCAACATCGTTACCGAAGGCTTGCAGGGCATGGGCGAGGACTACCAGGCCAGCATGGCCGCGTCCATTCCGCTCAAGCGCCTCGGCCAGGTCGAGGACATTGCCAATGCCGCGTTGTTCTTTGCTTCCAGAGAGGCCGGCTACATCACTGGGCAAAGCCTGATCATCGATGGTGGGCAGATCCTGCCCGAGTCCCTGCAAGCACTGGCCTGACCCTTTTCCACCAAAACCATAAAAGCACGGAGTGGATCCTGATGAGCGAGACCTACAGCGGTGAACTGGAGCGCCGGCTTGACAGCCAGGCACAGCCCCATGAGGTGCAGCGCCTGCGCAAGAATGCAGTGGGCTTGATGGGTGTGCTGTTCATGACGGTTGCCACTGCGGCGCCGATCACCGCCATGCTTGGCAACGTGCCGATCGCCATCGGCAGCGGCAATGGTCAGTACGCGCCGGCGGGCTACCTGGTGGCCACGATCATCCTGGCGCTGTTCGCCATTGGCTATGCACAGATGGCCAAGTACATCACCGCCACAGGGGCGTTCTACGGCTTCATTTCCCATGGCTTGGGCCGGGTGGTGGGCATGGCCTCGGGGCTTGCCGTAACGCTGACCTACATCGTTTTCGAAGCGGCGTTGGTGGGCATTTTCGCCTTCTTCTGTGAAGACCTGCTGGCCAGTGTCGTCGGCCTGCATGTGCCATGGATCGTGTTTGCCCTGGCCATGCTATTGGCCAACGGCGTGCTCAGCTACTTCGACATCTCCCTCACTGCCAAGGTGCTGGGGCTGTGCCTGGTGCTGGAGATCCTGATGCTGGGGCTGATGGCCTTTGCCGTGCTGTTCCACGGCGGTGGGCCGCAGGGCATGGCGGTGGAGTCGATCAACCCGCTCAACGCCTTCCGGCCAGCCGAGGGGGTGATAGGTGCGAACGCTGGCATCGGCCTGTTCTTCGCCTTCTGGTCCTGGGTGGGTTTCGAGTCCTCGGCCATGTACGGCGAGGAATCACGCAACCCGAAAAAGATCATCCCCTTGGCGACGCTGCTCGCGGTGATCGGCATCGGCGTGTTCTATGTGTTCGTCTCGTGGATGGCCATCGCCGGTTCCGGCCCTGCCGAAGCCATTCGCCTGGCGCAGGACCCGGCCAGTGCCGCCGAGGTGTTCTACGGGCCGACCCGCCTGTACCTGGGCGAGTGGGCCGTGAGCCTGTTCAAGCTGTTGGTGGTGACCGGCTCGTTTGCCTGCGGCATGGCCTTCCATAACTGTGCCGCGCGCTACCTCTATGCCCTGGGCCGGGAGAACCTGTTCGTGTTCCTAGGCCGCACCGTTGGCCGTACTCATGCCCGCCATGGCTCGCCGCATGTAGCCTCGACCGTGCAAAGCGTGATCGCCACGCTGATCGTGCTGGCGTTCCTGCTCACCGGTAAAGACCCGTATGCCGACTTGTATGCCTTGCTGGCAATCCTCGGCACCATGGGCATTCTGATCGTCCAGGCGCTGTGCGCCTTCGCCGTGATCTGCTACTTCCATGTCGGCACCCAACGCCGTGCCCAGGCCCATTGGTTCAAGACCTTCCTCGCGCCCCTGCTGGGCGGCATCGGCATGCTGTACGTGGTTTACCTGCTGTTCGCCAACCTCAGCTTCGCCGCTGGCAGCGCGGCCGAATCGCTGTTGTTCCGGCTGATCCCGTGGATCGTCGCCGCCAGCTTCGCGTTGGGTGGCTCGATCGCCTTGTACTTCCGTTACTTCGACCGCCGCAAGTACCACATCATCGGCAGCATCGTCATGGACGACGCCCGCCAGGACACCTGAGGAGACCGACCATGTTGAAAGTAAATGCCTTCCAGCCCGAGCAGGCTGCTGCCCTGGATGCCGCCGAGCGCCGCCTGATCGAGCGCCGCCAACGCCTG
Protein-coding regions in this window:
- a CDS encoding phosphotransferase enzyme family protein, coding for MTNDHTSHTSPAVLERFAQHALAGYADTYQGQIELLVHSENATYRVRGLRQRYVMRVHRAGYHQHADIASELAWLAALEQAGLEVPVPIAGVDGEAIQRVELPGLGHRYVVLFHWIEGGEPDQQQLNASFRRLGAINAHLHRHARSWQRPDNFQRLTWNHQSMLGEHGHWGSWREAPYLDARGSALISEAVQVIGARLAGYGEDPSRFGLIHADLRLTNLLVQGDRTRIIDFDDCGMGWYLHDLAAALSFFEHHPDLPQWIDNWLAGYSSVASLDASDIAMLPTLIMQRRLQLLAWTGTHRGTPQVECLGPQWVEQTVGLCQRYLQERPVGALARA
- the fabG gene encoding 3-oxoacyl-ACP reductase FabG; its protein translation is MLTSLQGKSVLVTGGTSGIGLGIAVGFARQGAKVAISGRHRDKVEAVASRLRDQGLAVIGLVADVGDRAQVLRMIEEVAQAQGGLDVLCANAGVFPSAALAEMSDTDWDKVLGTNAKGTFLCVQAALPYLRRAEYGRVILTSSITGPVTGFPGWAHYGASKAAQLGFMRTAAIELARDGITINALLPGNIVTEGLQGMGEDYQASMAASIPLKRLGQVEDIANAALFFASREAGYITGQSLIIDGGQILPESLQALA
- a CDS encoding APC family permease, giving the protein MSETYSGELERRLDSQAQPHEVQRLRKNAVGLMGVLFMTVATAAPITAMLGNVPIAIGSGNGQYAPAGYLVATIILALFAIGYAQMAKYITATGAFYGFISHGLGRVVGMASGLAVTLTYIVFEAALVGIFAFFCEDLLASVVGLHVPWIVFALAMLLANGVLSYFDISLTAKVLGLCLVLEILMLGLMAFAVLFHGGGPQGMAVESINPLNAFRPAEGVIGANAGIGLFFAFWSWVGFESSAMYGEESRNPKKIIPLATLLAVIGIGVFYVFVSWMAIAGSGPAEAIRLAQDPASAAEVFYGPTRLYLGEWAVSLFKLLVVTGSFACGMAFHNCAARYLYALGRENLFVFLGRTVGRTHARHGSPHVASTVQSVIATLIVLAFLLTGKDPYADLYALLAILGTMGILIVQALCAFAVICYFHVGTQRRAQAHWFKTFLAPLLGGIGMLYVVYLLFANLSFAAGSAAESLLFRLIPWIVAASFALGGSIALYFRYFDRRKYHIIGSIVMDDARQDT